The Deinococcus sp. Leaf326 sequence TCCGCCCTACTACCGCGTTAGCCTGGTCGGATCTCACCGACCAAGCGTTACGGGTCCGCGCCACGGAAGCCGCAGCCACCTACGACACCCAGGCACTCACCCAGGTGCTCACCGCCTACCTCCATGCCGGCAGCAAGAAGGGGGCCCGCACCAGTCCCAAAACCGTCGCCGCCTATCAACTTGCGGTGCGCACCTTCGTCCCCTGGGCTCAGAGGAGTGGAATGCAACTCCTCCGTCCGGGGCACCGGGATGGTGGCCGCTACCTCGCCCACCTCCAGACCTCGCCGGGGCGGGGCGGAATTGGTCACCTCTCGCCCGCTTCCGTCG is a genomic window containing:
- a CDS encoding site-specific integrase; the protein is MTLVRPTTALAWSDLTDQALRVRATEAAATYDTQALTQVLTAYLHAGSKKGARTSPKTVAAYQLAVRTFVPWAQRSGMQLLRPGHRDGGRYLAHLQTSPGRGGIGHLSPASVAQYFAGARALYRALRWAGVTQLDPFTDTSAPADPTPGIVKNPPYLEEIERVLPHCTPKLAALLLLCAHSGLRVSEALAVRPSDVQGRDLTVRGK